A single window of Lytechinus variegatus isolate NC3 chromosome 8, Lvar_3.0, whole genome shotgun sequence DNA harbors:
- the LOC121420533 gene encoding histone acetyltransferase KAT7-like isoform X1, whose amino-acid sequence MGRRKKEDNSDSSEHWDESDSSVDVEEVTTSDDDHGNRRITRQSTRIVTRATNQVMRMREQSPMKTGKGENRKSSESSDNEPPPAPTDTAEKPKKKGRKRGKSEAHPSDTESGASLNGGAPKKKKKRKSVKGDSKLTNGELSSDKESGDGDKKRKSRIIAEQQLLKSENVELRCPVPGCDSRGHFTGKFTKHRTLWACPLYHNMTAEECQAKADARAEKRRSRHQEQENDEKKALRQSNSSRAQQQKRYQVQELRRQRKDLSEDLKVKSRQHREEFHKSREPLLNGITSQFDLDLFREAQMRASEEMEKCGLGNPGEGTVKKLEFGRFELNTWYSSPYPEEYARLPKLYICEFCLKYMRSSTILRRHLAKCVWRHPPGDEIYRKGNNSVFEVDGKKNKIYCQNLCLLAKLFLDHKTLYYDVEPFLFYIMTENDSSGCHILGYFSKEKNSFLNYNVSCILTLPQYMRQGYGKMLIDFSYLLSKREEKIGSPEKPLSDLGLISYRSYWKGVLLQYLHKLDAKEISIKDISQETAINPYDIVSTLQSMSMLKYWKGKHLVLKRQDLIDEYLSKEKERTNGLKQIDLNSLKWTPPICEPV is encoded by the exons ATGGGACGGCGTAAG AAAGAGGACAATAGTGACTCTTCAGAACACTGGGATGAATCTGATTCATCGGTTGATGTTGAGGAAGTGACCACGTCTGATGACGATCATGGCAACAGAAGGATCACTCGTCAGTCCACCCGCATTGTTACCAGGGCAACAAACCAAG tgatgAGGATGAGGGAGCAGTCACCTATGAAGACTGGGAAGGGTGAGAACAGAAAATCATCGGAGAGCTCTGACAATGAACCGCCACCTGCACCCACCGATACAGCCGAGAAACCCAAGAAGAAAGGTCGTAAGAGGGGCAAGTCTGAGGCCCACCCGTCGGATACGGAGTCTGGTGCTTCACTCAATGGAG GAGCtcccaaaaagaagaaaaagagaaaaagcgtgaaaggagattctaagcttacCAATGGAGAGCTTTCAAGTGATAAAGAGAGCGGAGACGGAGACAAGAAAAGGAAGAGTCGGATTATTGCCGAGCAGCAGCTTTTGAAATCAGAGAATGTGGAATTGAGATGCCCGGTACCAGGATGCGATTCAAGAG GGCACTTCACTGGTAAATTCACCAAACATCGTACATTATGGGCATGTCCCCTGTATCATAACATGACAGCTGAGGAATGTCAGGCCAAAGCTGATGCTAGGGCAGAGAAAAGACGTAGCAGACATCAAGAGCAAGAGAACGATGAGAAGAAGGCATTACGACAATCG AACTCATCTCGTGCCCAACAGCAAAAGCGCTACCAGGTGCAGGAGCTTCGGAGACAACGCAAGGATCTCTCCGAGGATCTCAAGGTCAAGAGTCGTCAGCACCGGGAGGAGTTCCACAAGTCCAGGGAACCACTCCTTAATGGGATCACATCACAGTTTGACTTGGACCTGTTCCGTGAGGCCCAGATGCGAGCTTCGGAAGAGATG GAGAAGTGTGGCTTGGGCAACCCTGGTGAGGGCACCGTCAAGAAGCTGGAGTTCGGCCGCTTCGAGCTCAACACGTGGTACTCGTCCCCTTACCCGGAGGAATACGCCAGACTCCCAAAGCTGTACATCTGTGAGTTTTGCCTCAAGTACATGCGAAGCTCGACTATCCTCAGACGACATCTTGCCAAGTGTGTCTGGAGACATCCCCCAGGGGATGAGATCTACAGGAAAGGCAACAACTCAGTATTTGAAGTGGACGGCAAGAAAAACAAG ATCTATTGTCAGAATCTATGTTTACTTGCCAAGCTCTTTCTGGATCATAAAACCCTCTACTACGATGTTGAACCATTCCTCTTCTACATCATGACAGAGAATGATTCATCTGGTTGTCATATTCTTGGCTACTTCTCTAAG GAGAAGAACTCTTTCCTGAATTACAATGTATCCTGTATACTCACGTTACCACAGTATATGAGACAAGGTTATGGAAAGATGCTGATCGATTTCA GTTACCTACTATCTAAGagagaggagaagattggttcTCCTGAGAAGCCTCTATCTGATCTTGGCCTAATCAGCTATAGAAGCTATTGGAAAGGTGTTCTACTTCAATATCTTCATAAATTAGATGCCAAGGAAATATCCATCAAAG ACATCAGTCAAGAGACTGCAATCAACCCGTACGACATCGTCAGCACACTGCAGTCAATGTCAATGCTCAAATACTGGAAGGGCAAACATCTGGTGCTAAAGAGACAGGACCTCATCGATGAATACCTCTCAAAGGAGAAGGAAAGGACCAACGGCTTGAAGCAGATTGATCTCAATAGCTTGAAATGGACTCCACCCATATGTGAACCTGTGTAG
- the LOC121420533 gene encoding histone acetyltransferase KAT7-like isoform X2, with translation MRMREQSPMKTGKGENRKSSESSDNEPPPAPTDTAEKPKKKGRKRGKSEAHPSDTESGASLNGGAPKKKKKRKSVKGDSKLTNGELSSDKESGDGDKKRKSRIIAEQQLLKSENVELRCPVPGCDSRGHFTGKFTKHRTLWACPLYHNMTAEECQAKADARAEKRRSRHQEQENDEKKALRQSNSSRAQQQKRYQVQELRRQRKDLSEDLKVKSRQHREEFHKSREPLLNGITSQFDLDLFREAQMRASEEMEKCGLGNPGEGTVKKLEFGRFELNTWYSSPYPEEYARLPKLYICEFCLKYMRSSTILRRHLAKCVWRHPPGDEIYRKGNNSVFEVDGKKNKIYCQNLCLLAKLFLDHKTLYYDVEPFLFYIMTENDSSGCHILGYFSKEKNSFLNYNVSCILTLPQYMRQGYGKMLIDFSYLLSKREEKIGSPEKPLSDLGLISYRSYWKGVLLQYLHKLDAKEISIKDISQETAINPYDIVSTLQSMSMLKYWKGKHLVLKRQDLIDEYLSKEKERTNGLKQIDLNSLKWTPPICEPV, from the exons atgAGGATGAGGGAGCAGTCACCTATGAAGACTGGGAAGGGTGAGAACAGAAAATCATCGGAGAGCTCTGACAATGAACCGCCACCTGCACCCACCGATACAGCCGAGAAACCCAAGAAGAAAGGTCGTAAGAGGGGCAAGTCTGAGGCCCACCCGTCGGATACGGAGTCTGGTGCTTCACTCAATGGAG GAGCtcccaaaaagaagaaaaagagaaaaagcgtgaaaggagattctaagcttacCAATGGAGAGCTTTCAAGTGATAAAGAGAGCGGAGACGGAGACAAGAAAAGGAAGAGTCGGATTATTGCCGAGCAGCAGCTTTTGAAATCAGAGAATGTGGAATTGAGATGCCCGGTACCAGGATGCGATTCAAGAG GGCACTTCACTGGTAAATTCACCAAACATCGTACATTATGGGCATGTCCCCTGTATCATAACATGACAGCTGAGGAATGTCAGGCCAAAGCTGATGCTAGGGCAGAGAAAAGACGTAGCAGACATCAAGAGCAAGAGAACGATGAGAAGAAGGCATTACGACAATCG AACTCATCTCGTGCCCAACAGCAAAAGCGCTACCAGGTGCAGGAGCTTCGGAGACAACGCAAGGATCTCTCCGAGGATCTCAAGGTCAAGAGTCGTCAGCACCGGGAGGAGTTCCACAAGTCCAGGGAACCACTCCTTAATGGGATCACATCACAGTTTGACTTGGACCTGTTCCGTGAGGCCCAGATGCGAGCTTCGGAAGAGATG GAGAAGTGTGGCTTGGGCAACCCTGGTGAGGGCACCGTCAAGAAGCTGGAGTTCGGCCGCTTCGAGCTCAACACGTGGTACTCGTCCCCTTACCCGGAGGAATACGCCAGACTCCCAAAGCTGTACATCTGTGAGTTTTGCCTCAAGTACATGCGAAGCTCGACTATCCTCAGACGACATCTTGCCAAGTGTGTCTGGAGACATCCCCCAGGGGATGAGATCTACAGGAAAGGCAACAACTCAGTATTTGAAGTGGACGGCAAGAAAAACAAG ATCTATTGTCAGAATCTATGTTTACTTGCCAAGCTCTTTCTGGATCATAAAACCCTCTACTACGATGTTGAACCATTCCTCTTCTACATCATGACAGAGAATGATTCATCTGGTTGTCATATTCTTGGCTACTTCTCTAAG GAGAAGAACTCTTTCCTGAATTACAATGTATCCTGTATACTCACGTTACCACAGTATATGAGACAAGGTTATGGAAAGATGCTGATCGATTTCA GTTACCTACTATCTAAGagagaggagaagattggttcTCCTGAGAAGCCTCTATCTGATCTTGGCCTAATCAGCTATAGAAGCTATTGGAAAGGTGTTCTACTTCAATATCTTCATAAATTAGATGCCAAGGAAATATCCATCAAAG ACATCAGTCAAGAGACTGCAATCAACCCGTACGACATCGTCAGCACACTGCAGTCAATGTCAATGCTCAAATACTGGAAGGGCAAACATCTGGTGCTAAAGAGACAGGACCTCATCGATGAATACCTCTCAAAGGAGAAGGAAAGGACCAACGGCTTGAAGCAGATTGATCTCAATAGCTTGAAATGGACTCCACCCATATGTGAACCTGTGTAG